The Triticum dicoccoides isolate Atlit2015 ecotype Zavitan chromosome 6A, WEW_v2.0, whole genome shotgun sequence genome has a window encoding:
- the LOC119317303 gene encoding cyclin-P4-1-like: MPEAMAEAGELVVSSAQQDDMLRVVAALAGILERVAERNDAVATPGEAAPASAFRATTKPGISVRAYVARIARFAGCSPACYVVAYIYLDRLLQRARGFALAVDSYSVHRLLITTVLAAVKFMDDVCYNNAYFAKVGGISLVEMNYLEVDFLFGVGFDLNVTPETFGHYCAVLQSEMLCAEAASAPPRLQHCCLSESEDDAASCGSQQQLAA; this comes from the exons ATGCCAGAGGCCATGGCCGAGGCCGGGGAGCTGGTGGTGAGCAGCGCCCAGCAGGACGACATGCTGCGGGTGGTGGCCGCCCTGGCCGGCATCCTGGAGCGCGTCGCGGAGCGCAACGACGCGGTGGCCACGCCCGGGGAGGCGGCGCCGGCGTCGGCGTTCCGGGCGACGACCAAGCCGGGCATCTCGGTGCGCGCGTACGTGGCGCGCATCGCGCGGTTCGCCGGGTGCAGCCCCGCGTGCTACGTCGTCGCCTACATCTACCTCGACCGGCTGCTGCAGCGCGCCCGCGGCTTCGCCCTCGCCGTGGACTCCTACAGCGTGCACCGTCTCCTCATCACGACCGTGCTCGCCGCCGTCAAGTTCATGGATGACGT ATGCTACAACAACGCCTACTTTGCCAAGGTCGGGGGCATCAGCCTGGTCGAGATGAACTACCTGGAGGTCGACTTCCTGTTCGGCGTCGGGttcgacctcaacgtcacgccgGAGACATTCGGCCACTACTGCGCCGTGCTCCAGTCCGAGATGCTCTGCGCGGAGGCTGCTTCTGCGCCGCCGAGGCTGCAGCACTGCTGCCTCTCTGAATCCGAGGACGATGCCGCCAGCTGCGGCAGCCAGCAGCAGCTGGCGGCATGA